In Scophthalmus maximus strain ysfricsl-2021 chromosome 16, ASM2237912v1, whole genome shotgun sequence, the following proteins share a genomic window:
- the LOC118287160 gene encoding cAMP-dependent protein kinase type I-alpha regulatory subunit, with protein sequence MASGSTNSEEERSLRECEQYVQKHNIQQLLKDCIVQLCTSRPDRPMAFLREYFERLEKEEAKQIQNQQKAGSSRSDSRDEEVSPPMNPVVKGRRRRGAFSAEVYTEEDAASYVRKVIPKDYKTMAALAKAIEKNVLFSHLDDNERSDIFDAMFPVTYIAGETVILQGDEGDNFYVIDQGEMDVYVNNEWVTSIGEGGSFGELALIYGTPRAATVRAKTNVKLWGIDRDSYRRILMGSTLRKRKMYEEFLRKVSILESLDKWERLTVADALEPVQFEDGQKIVVQGEPGDEFFIILEGSAAVLQRRSENEEFVEVGRLGPSDYFGEIALLMNRPRAATVVARGPLKCVKLDRPRFERVLGPCSDILKRNIQQYNSFVSLSV encoded by the exons ATGGCATCGGGAAGTACGaacagcgaggaggagcggagcCTGAGGGAGTGTGAGCAGTACGTGCAGAAACACAACATTCAACAGCTGCTGAAGGACTGCATTGTCCAGCTGTGCACCTCCAGGCCAGACAGGCCCATGGCCTTCCTCAGGGAATACTTTGAGAGGCTTGAGAAG GAGGAGGCCAAGCAGATTCAGAACCAACAGAAGGCCGGCAGTTCCCGCTCAGACTCGCGTGATGAAGAGGTGTCTCCACCCATGAACCCTGTGGTAAAAGGTCGCCGGCGGAGAGGAGCCTTCAGCGCAGAGGTTTACACAGAGGAGGATGCAGCCTCATACGTCAGAAAG GTCATTCCAAAAGACTACAAGACGATGGCAGCCTTGGCCAAAGCTATCGAAAAGAATGTGCTCTTCTCCCACCTGGATGACAATGAGAGGAG tgaCATATTCGACGCAATGTTTCCAGTCACCTACATCGCCGGGGAAACGGTTATTCTGCAGG GTGACGAAGGTGACAATTTCTACGTTATAGACCAAGGGGAGATGGAC GTCTATGTGAACAACGAATGGGTGACCAGCATCGGTGAAGGAGGCAGCTTTGGAGAGTTGGCCCTGATCTACGGCACCCCAAGGGCGGCAACAGTCAGAGCCAAAACCAACGTCAAGCTGTGGGGCATCGACAGAGACAGCTACAGGAGAATACTTATG GGAAGCACTttgagaaagaggaagatgtaCGAGGAATTCCTCAGGAAAGTGTCCATTTTAG AGTCTCTTGACAAATGGGAGCGTCTGACAGTGGCTGATGCCTTGGAGCCCGTCCAGTTTGAGGATGGACAGAAGATTGTTGTGCAGGGAGAGCCCGGAGATGAGTTCTTCATCATCTTAGAG ggttCTGCAGCTGTGTTGCAGCGTCGCTCAGAGAACGAGGAGTTTGTGGAAGTGGGGAGATTAGGACCATCTGACTACTTTG GTGAGATTGCTCTGTTGATGAACCGTCCCCGTGCTGCCACCGTGGTCGCCCGCGGCCCCCTCAAGTGTGTCAAGCTCGACCGGCCTCGCTTCGAGCGCGTCCTGGGTCCCTGCTCAGACATTCTCAAACGTAACATCCAGCAGTACAACAGCTTCGTCTCGCTGTCTGTCTGA